The Leucobacter sp. UCMA 4100 genome window below encodes:
- a CDS encoding tyrosine-protein phosphatase — protein sequence MHSRLKTVEGTYNLRDTGGYRTPTGSTRWGTLFRSDGLNRLTEAGLAEFEALGIGHVIDLRDDEERASLPDRVPAGVIEVAHSIFPSARAHVSDKMTIFDLTDGIYLNHADTLVPTLGLLADAPSPTLVHCTAGKDRTGAVIALALTAVGVDRDDVFHDYAATEENLRGEWVDWHLSALRRLGLEVTDEVYGLVASSPVDAIARAMQRIDAEYGSVNDYLAQHGADDAMLARLSARLVS from the coding sequence ATGCATAGCCGTCTGAAAACCGTTGAGGGAACCTATAACCTCCGAGACACGGGCGGGTACCGCACCCCCACCGGCTCGACCCGTTGGGGCACACTCTTTCGCTCAGACGGGCTGAACCGGCTCACCGAGGCCGGGCTCGCCGAATTTGAGGCGCTCGGCATCGGCCACGTGATTGACCTGCGCGATGACGAAGAGCGCGCTTCGCTTCCCGACCGCGTCCCTGCGGGAGTCATCGAGGTTGCTCACTCGATCTTTCCGAGCGCCAGGGCTCATGTGAGCGACAAGATGACCATCTTCGATCTCACCGACGGTATCTACCTCAACCACGCCGATACCCTCGTGCCAACGCTCGGCTTACTCGCCGATGCGCCCAGCCCCACCCTCGTGCACTGCACCGCGGGCAAAGACCGCACGGGTGCCGTCATTGCGCTCGCGCTCACCGCCGTTGGGGTTGACCGAGACGATGTCTTTCACGACTATGCCGCGACCGAAGAGAACCTGCGCGGCGAGTGGGTCGATTGGCACCTCTCGGCGCTTCGCCGTCTCGGGCTCGAGGTCACCGACGAGGTATACGGGCTCGTCGCGTCAAGCCCCGTCGACGCCATCGCCAGGGCCATGCAACGTATCGATGCCGAGTACGGCTCGGTCAACGACTACCTCGCACAGCATGGAGCTGATGACGCAATGCTCGCTCGCTTGAGCGCGCGTCTCGTGTCGTAA
- a CDS encoding sigma-70 family RNA polymerase sigma factor, whose protein sequence is MGNTQASAPLAERFEQEAIEYLDQMYGAAMKFTRDPQEAQDLLQETFMKAFAAFERFQSGTNMKAWLYRIMTNTYINGYRKQQREPYLGAVDELEDWQLGGAESTTSMAARSAEAEALDRLPSTAVTEALNELDDDRRMVVYLADVEGFSYQNIADMMGTPIGTVMSRLSRGRKQLRELLGEYAREQGYAAPSSGKGA, encoded by the coding sequence ATGGGTAACACTCAGGCGAGCGCACCGCTCGCAGAACGCTTTGAGCAAGAGGCCATCGAATATCTTGACCAGATGTACGGTGCCGCCATGAAGTTCACGCGTGACCCTCAAGAAGCGCAAGATCTTTTGCAAGAGACCTTTATGAAGGCCTTTGCCGCGTTCGAGCGCTTCCAGTCGGGCACGAACATGAAGGCATGGCTGTACCGCATCATGACCAACACCTATATCAACGGCTACCGCAAGCAGCAGCGGGAGCCGTATCTCGGGGCAGTCGATGAGCTTGAAGACTGGCAGCTCGGCGGGGCAGAGTCGACCACCTCGATGGCCGCGAGGTCGGCAGAGGCAGAAGCGCTTGACCGGCTTCCCTCGACCGCGGTCACTGAGGCACTCAACGAGCTTGACGATGATCGCCGCATGGTGGTGTATCTCGCCGACGTTGAGGGTTTCTCGTATCAAAACATTGCAGACATGATGGGCACGCCGATCGGCACGGTCATGAGCCGACTCTCGCGGGGGCGCAAGCAGCTGAGAGAACTGCTTGGCGAATACGCCCGTGAGCAGGGCTATGCTGCACCATCATCAGGAAAAGGAGCATGA
- a CDS encoding ATP-binding cassette domain-containing protein: protein MTNAIETRNLTRRYRDTVALDDVTVSFQTNTITGLLGRNGAGKTTLMALITAQDLATSGELLVQGQEPFERAPILSEMCFIRDNQRYPDDYKLGHAVRAAKLFAPNWSQELADELIGLFRIPAKTQIRKLSRGQLSAVGIVIGLASRAPITFFDEPYLGLDATARSIFYDVLLRDYQEHPRTIVLSTHLIDEMDRLLERVIVLDRGRVVQDADVESLRGSVYGVAGRVTALTPFLEGRKVISRRTVGGLATAIVEGTLSREERELAVEAGLDLTAVSLQELVAAYGLAEAYENGNGAHTEGNAS from the coding sequence ATGACGAACGCGATTGAAACCCGCAATCTCACCCGGCGTTATCGCGACACCGTCGCACTCGATGACGTCACCGTTTCGTTCCAGACCAACACCATCACGGGCCTGCTCGGGCGCAATGGCGCAGGCAAGACTACGCTGATGGCGCTCATTACGGCTCAGGACCTCGCAACCTCTGGCGAGCTGCTCGTGCAGGGTCAGGAGCCCTTCGAACGGGCACCGATTCTCTCAGAGATGTGCTTTATTCGAGACAACCAACGCTACCCGGATGACTACAAGCTCGGCCACGCCGTCAGAGCGGCGAAGCTCTTTGCGCCCAACTGGTCGCAGGAACTGGCCGATGAACTCATTGGGCTCTTTCGCATTCCCGCAAAAACCCAGATACGCAAGCTCTCGCGGGGTCAGCTCTCGGCGGTTGGTATCGTCATTGGGCTTGCTTCGCGGGCGCCGATCACCTTTTTCGATGAGCCGTACCTCGGGCTCGACGCGACCGCACGGTCGATTTTCTACGACGTGCTCCTGCGCGATTACCAGGAGCATCCGCGCACGATCGTGCTCTCGACGCACCTCATCGACGAGATGGATCGGCTGCTTGAGCGAGTCATCGTGCTCGACCGGGGCAGGGTGGTGCAAGACGCCGACGTTGAGAGCCTGAGGGGCAGCGTCTATGGCGTTGCGGGCAGAGTAACGGCCCTTACCCCGTTTCTCGAGGGGCGAAAGGTCATCTCGCGGCGTACCGTCGGCGGCCTCGCAACCGCGATCGTTGAGGGAACGCTGTCACGCGAGGAGCGTGAACTCGCGGTCGAGGCCGGCCTCGACCTTACCGCCGTCTCATTGCAAGAACTCGTTGCCGCATACGGCCTTGCCGAAGCCTACGAGAACGGTAACGGGGCACACACCGAAGGGAACGCATCATGA
- a CDS encoding class I SAM-dependent methyltransferase codes for MSTANVYESLAARVYELDKPTGHSFGDIEFYAELLDGCTGPILEPAVGSGRFLIPMLQRGFMVSGTDPSEHMLAICEREAARAGVRARLAVAAFGEQAWPEQYEAIVVPAGSIQLIATFDETREALRKMLSQLAPGGRLVLDLDSLAGLAEPAGPARSWQDGAHTLTLVSSIEERDFSAQRLTQQLRYERWNGPVLEQQELQRFTLRFWGVEEMRLLLEKLGAETVTVHADYAFGAQPTEATSVTTLVATVA; via the coding sequence ATGAGTACAGCGAATGTCTATGAATCCCTGGCCGCACGGGTTTATGAACTCGATAAACCGACGGGCCACTCATTTGGCGACATTGAGTTTTATGCAGAGCTGCTTGACGGCTGCACGGGCCCGATCCTTGAGCCAGCGGTGGGAAGCGGCCGGTTTCTCATCCCGATGCTGCAACGTGGTTTTATGGTGAGCGGCACCGACCCGTCAGAACACATGCTCGCGATCTGCGAGCGAGAAGCCGCAAGGGCGGGTGTTCGGGCGAGGCTCGCGGTGGCTGCCTTCGGAGAGCAGGCGTGGCCTGAGCAGTACGAAGCGATTGTTGTTCCAGCGGGTTCCATTCAGCTCATTGCAACCTTCGACGAGACCAGAGAGGCGCTTCGTAAGATGCTCTCGCAGCTTGCCCCCGGTGGCAGGCTCGTGCTCGATCTCGACTCGCTCGCTGGCCTCGCAGAACCTGCTGGGCCTGCGCGCAGCTGGCAAGATGGCGCCCATACGCTGACGCTCGTGAGCAGCATCGAAGAACGTGATTTTAGTGCGCAGCGACTGACGCAGCAGCTGCGATACGAACGGTGGAACGGCCCGGTACTCGAGCAGCAAGAACTGCAACGTTTCACCCTGCGGTTCTGGGGTGTTGAAGAAATGCGGCTCCTGCTTGAGAAGCTCGGCGCTGAAACCGTGACGGTGCACGCTGACTATGCATTCGGGGCTCAGCCGACTGAAGCAACGAGCGTGACGACGCTCGTGGCAACGGTAGCGTAG
- a CDS encoding GntR family transcriptional regulator: MFDETRPIFLQLADALADAILRGVYEEGDQVPSTNELAAFHRINPATAGKGLNELVDRGVLEKRRGLGMFVLPGAKERIGETRQGAFIDQYVKPLLREAAALGISAQHLHSLIEDQAAQEADHDERD; encoded by the coding sequence GTGTTTGACGAAACAAGGCCGATCTTTCTGCAGCTCGCTGACGCTTTGGCCGATGCGATTTTGCGTGGAGTGTACGAAGAGGGAGACCAGGTGCCCTCGACGAATGAACTCGCCGCCTTTCACCGAATCAACCCGGCGACCGCGGGCAAGGGGCTCAACGAGCTTGTTGATCGCGGCGTGCTCGAGAAGCGACGCGGGCTCGGAATGTTCGTTCTTCCCGGTGCGAAAGAGCGCATCGGCGAGACCAGGCAGGGTGCTTTCATCGACCAGTATGTGAAGCCACTCCTGCGTGAGGCTGCGGCGCTCGGTATTTCGGCGCAGCACCTTCACTCACTCATTGAAGACCAGGCTGCTCAGGAGGCAGATCATGACGAACGCGATTGA
- the bcp gene encoding thioredoxin-dependent thiol peroxidase — protein sequence MTEERTLLTQGDTAPSFTLLNQSGAEVSLDSFRGKGLIIFFYPAAMTPGCTKEACDFRDSIESLRTAGYEIVGISPDKPEKLAKFAERDGLTYDLLSDTDKSILAAYGAFGDKSLYGKITRGVIRSTIILDADGTVEHALYNVKATGHVGRIRKLLGLDPK from the coding sequence ATGACTGAAGAACGCACCCTCCTCACGCAAGGCGACACCGCACCGTCATTCACCCTCCTAAACCAGTCAGGGGCCGAGGTCTCACTCGACTCATTTCGCGGCAAGGGTCTCATCATCTTCTTCTACCCGGCAGCGATGACTCCCGGGTGCACGAAAGAAGCCTGCGACTTCCGCGACTCGATCGAGTCGCTGCGCACCGCGGGCTACGAAATCGTGGGCATCTCACCCGACAAGCCAGAGAAGCTCGCGAAGTTCGCCGAGCGCGACGGCCTCACCTACGACCTGCTGAGCGACACCGACAAGAGCATTCTCGCCGCGTACGGGGCCTTTGGCGACAAGAGCCTCTACGGCAAGATCACGCGCGGAGTGATCCGCTCGACCATCATTCTTGACGCCGACGGCACCGTCGAACACGCGCTCTACAACGTGAAGGCAACGGGGCACGTTGGCCGAATTCGTAAGCTACTCGGCCTCGACCCGAAGTAA
- a CDS encoding anti-sigma factor family protein: MTREKLEDLLRDELCAEESAPIRAHLRTCPECRAEQRVCESLTEAIQRGCKEKAPAQLRDAILAQLQGS, translated from the coding sequence ATGACTCGAGAGAAGCTTGAAGACTTGCTGCGCGACGAGCTCTGCGCCGAGGAATCGGCGCCGATCCGCGCCCACTTGCGCACCTGCCCAGAATGCAGGGCAGAGCAGCGGGTATGCGAGTCGCTCACCGAGGCGATTCAGCGTGGCTGCAAAGAGAAGGCGCCAGCGCAGTTGCGCGACGCGATTCTCGCGCAACTCCAGGGCTCGTAG
- the aroA gene encoding 3-phosphoshikimate 1-carboxyvinyltransferase: protein MLEAKYSRNTDDRLPGESAAPDDDVADWAAPTHTTPIASTVSIPGSKSLTTRELVVSALADSPSRIRAALDSRDSQLMTDALKALGTSVLREGDDLIVTPADELLGSTTIACGLAGTVMRFVPAVAGLALGPTAFDGDVYARERPMRSILDALRALGVDIADEGRGALPFTVHGTGSVRGGRVELDASGSSQFVSGLLLSAARFEEGVHVVHTGASLPSLPHIEMTLDVLRARGVKASSPTPGQWIVEPGPIAGRDLTIEPDLSNAAPFLAAALVTGGSVTIPLWPASTTQVGDQLREILPQFGAEVAYAPTGDGVGDLTVTGTGRIKPVTLHLPEAGELAPNLIGLAALADGVSEFTGIGHIRGHETDRISALATELTKVGCEVEEREDGLRIVPPTDPQPSVWLSYADHRMATTGAIVGLRLPGIEINDVESTSKTMPEFTEMWQDMLR from the coding sequence ATGCTTGAGGCAAAATATTCCCGTAACACTGACGATCGGCTTCCTGGCGAGAGTGCTGCCCCTGACGACGACGTCGCTGACTGGGCTGCCCCGACGCACACAACCCCAATCGCGAGCACCGTCAGTATTCCTGGTTCGAAGTCGCTCACGACGAGGGAGCTCGTGGTGAGTGCACTCGCCGATTCGCCGAGCCGCATTCGTGCCGCTCTCGACTCGCGTGACTCGCAGCTCATGACCGATGCGCTGAAGGCGCTCGGCACCAGCGTCTTGCGTGAGGGCGACGACCTCATTGTGACTCCAGCCGACGAGTTGCTCGGCTCAACCACCATTGCCTGCGGCCTCGCGGGCACCGTGATGCGCTTTGTCCCGGCCGTCGCTGGCCTCGCGCTCGGGCCAACGGCATTCGACGGCGACGTCTACGCGCGCGAGCGCCCCATGCGTTCCATTCTCGATGCCCTGCGGGCCCTCGGCGTTGACATCGCCGACGAGGGCCGCGGCGCCCTTCCCTTCACCGTTCACGGCACCGGCTCGGTGCGCGGCGGTCGCGTCGAGCTCGACGCGTCTGGCTCAAGCCAGTTCGTCTCTGGCCTCTTACTCTCGGCCGCACGCTTCGAGGAAGGCGTGCACGTCGTGCACACCGGCGCGAGCCTGCCGAGCCTGCCGCACATCGAGATGACACTTGACGTCTTGCGCGCACGTGGAGTAAAGGCCTCCTCACCCACACCAGGCCAGTGGATCGTCGAGCCCGGCCCCATCGCCGGCCGTGACCTCACGATTGAGCCAGACCTCTCGAACGCGGCTCCGTTCCTCGCAGCGGCGCTCGTCACTGGCGGCAGCGTCACGATTCCGCTCTGGCCCGCGAGCACCACTCAGGTGGGCGATCAGCTGCGCGAGATCCTCCCGCAATTCGGCGCCGAGGTCGCGTACGCCCCCACGGGCGACGGCGTTGGCGACCTCACGGTCACCGGCACTGGCCGCATCAAGCCTGTCACGCTACACCTGCCCGAGGCCGGCGAACTCGCGCCTAACCTCATCGGACTCGCAGCCCTCGCCGACGGCGTGAGCGAATTCACGGGCATCGGCCACATTCGCGGCCACGAGACCGACCGCATCTCGGCGCTCGCAACCGAGCTCACGAAGGTGGGCTGCGAGGTCGAAGAGCGTGAAGACGGGCTGCGCATCGTGCCCCCGACCGATCCGCAGCCAAGCGTGTGGCTCAGCTATGCCGACCACCGCATGGCAACGACCGGCGCGATCGTCGGCCTGCGGTTGCCCGGCATCGAGATCAACGACGTCGAGAGCACGTCAAAAACGATGCCAGAGTTCACCGAGATGTGGCAGGACATGCTGCGATGA
- a CDS encoding methionine aminopeptidase — protein sequence MSQRDWGIEDPEERYWFNVKTGEVEVGKQSLSIDRLGPFETREEAQRATEILEERARKWAEEEARED from the coding sequence ATGTCGCAACGAGACTGGGGTATTGAAGATCCCGAAGAGCGCTACTGGTTCAACGTTAAAACCGGTGAGGTCGAGGTAGGCAAGCAGTCACTCTCGATCGACCGGCTTGGCCCGTTTGAGACGCGCGAGGAGGCGCAACGGGCAACCGAGATTCTTGAAGAGCGCGCCCGAAAGTGGGCTGAAGAAGAAGCCAGGGAAGACTAG
- a CDS encoding ATP-binding cassette domain-containing protein yields the protein MTNALSLEVRGLTVSINGTELLHELDLSVQAGESVGFIGGSGSGKTLTALAIAGLLPEHAVVEGSIRLDGRELVGLPEKELALIRGDLIGVVFQEPKTALNPLRKLGKQITEALTTRYDLSRRERRDAALRLASAAGLSDPERIVDSYPHEVSGGQRQRAAIAAAISARPGLLFADEPTTALDVTVQQGVLELFQRITAENESTLVFITHDLAVLSSVADRLYVFDEGAIIETGSTRDIIADPQHPVTLRLLEAARNGDDALKRYEAM from the coding sequence ATGACCAACGCCCTTTCACTCGAGGTCAGAGGCCTCACCGTTTCCATCAACGGCACCGAGCTTTTACACGAACTCGACCTCAGCGTTCAGGCCGGCGAGAGTGTCGGCTTTATCGGCGGATCGGGCTCGGGCAAGACGCTCACCGCCCTCGCGATCGCTGGGCTCCTGCCCGAACACGCCGTCGTCGAAGGGTCGATACGGCTTGACGGTCGCGAGCTCGTAGGGCTCCCCGAGAAAGAGCTCGCCCTCATTCGCGGCGACCTCATTGGCGTCGTATTTCAGGAACCCAAGACCGCGCTCAACCCGCTGCGCAAGCTCGGCAAACAGATCACCGAGGCGCTCACGACCCGCTACGATCTCAGCAGGCGGGAGCGGCGCGATGCGGCGCTCAGGCTGGCGAGCGCCGCGGGGCTCAGCGACCCCGAGCGCATCGTCGATTCCTACCCGCACGAGGTCTCGGGCGGCCAGCGCCAACGCGCGGCTATTGCCGCGGCCATCTCTGCACGGCCAGGCCTGCTCTTTGCCGACGAGCCGACCACCGCTCTCGATGTCACGGTGCAGCAGGGGGTGCTCGAGCTCTTTCAACGCATCACCGCTGAAAACGAGTCGACCCTCGTGTTCATCACCCACGACCTCGCCGTACTCTCGTCTGTTGCCGACCGGCTGTACGTGTTCGACGAGGGTGCGATCATCGAGACCGGCAGCACCCGAGACATCATCGCCGACCCGCAGCACCCCGTCACCCTGCGTCTGCTCGAGGCAGCCCGCAACGGCGACGACGCGCTCAAACGATACGAGGCGATGTAA
- the rsgA gene encoding ribosome small subunit-dependent GTPase A produces MSWLPSDEDEPYAEYADHVVRQRPNPKANKPRTKRRPQHEDASTAMVIGVDRGRYTTRLSDAQGSRTVIAARARELRNTAIVTGDRVELVGDRTGDEGSLARIVRVTDRETLLRRSADDSDRVERVIVANADQMLIVVAAANPEPRVRLVDRYLVAAYDAGLSPLICVTKTDLTDPAEFLAHFQALEVPVFLSNTGAFPIAELTEALTGHETVFVGHSGVGKSTLINALVPDADRETGHVNIVTGRGRHTSSSTVALPLVADDSAHASDDAPLGWVIDTPGVRSFGLGHVTPDSILKGFTDLAAIIERCPRGCEHLDTSPDCALDLALEHGELGEAGASRVESLRRLISEREDS; encoded by the coding sequence ATGAGCTGGCTGCCGAGCGACGAAGACGAGCCCTACGCCGAGTACGCCGACCACGTCGTCAGGCAGCGCCCGAACCCCAAGGCAAACAAGCCTCGTACGAAGCGCCGGCCCCAGCACGAAGACGCCTCGACAGCGATGGTCATCGGGGTCGATCGCGGCCGCTACACGACGCGCCTCAGCGACGCGCAGGGGTCACGCACCGTTATCGCCGCCCGCGCACGCGAGCTGCGCAACACCGCGATCGTCACGGGTGACCGCGTCGAGCTCGTCGGCGACCGTACCGGTGACGAAGGCAGTCTCGCGCGCATCGTTCGCGTGACCGACCGCGAAACCCTGCTGCGACGCAGCGCCGACGACTCTGATCGGGTCGAGCGCGTCATCGTCGCAAACGCCGACCAGATGCTTATCGTCGTGGCCGCAGCAAACCCGGAGCCGCGCGTGCGCCTCGTCGACCGCTACCTCGTTGCCGCCTACGACGCGGGGCTCTCGCCCCTCATTTGCGTCACGAAAACCGACCTGACCGACCCCGCAGAGTTTCTCGCACACTTTCAGGCCCTCGAAGTGCCGGTCTTTCTCTCGAACACGGGCGCGTTTCCCATCGCTGAGCTCACCGAAGCGCTCACGGGGCACGAGACCGTCTTCGTAGGCCACTCGGGTGTCGGCAAATCAACGCTCATCAACGCGCTCGTGCCAGACGCCGACCGCGAGACAGGCCACGTCAACATCGTGACTGGCCGCGGTCGCCACACCTCGTCATCGACCGTCGCGTTGCCGCTCGTCGCCGACGACAGCGCTCACGCGTCAGACGACGCCCCACTCGGTTGGGTCATCGATACGCCAGGTGTCCGCTCATTTGGGCTGGGCCACGTGACTCCCGACAGCATTCTCAAAGGGTTCACCGACCTCGCCGCCATCATCGAACGGTGCCCTCGCGGGTGCGAGCATCTCGATACGTCACCCGACTGCGCCCTCGACCTAGCCCTCGAACACGGCGAGCTCGGCGAGGCAGGAGCCTCGCGCGTCGAGTCTCTGAGACGCCTGATCTCCGAGCGAGAAGACAGCTAG
- a CDS encoding acyl-CoA dehydrogenase family protein, which yields MERLIFDEDHEAFRDVVKEFVKRYGDNAARERWDAAGEIDRDTMRAAGEAGIIGLSVPEEFGGAGMLQDYRFRTVVNEEIIRAGLGSLAGAFGIQDDLAVPYIVHFGTEEQKKKWLPGMASGEIIGALAMTEPGAGSDLRGVTTTAKKVDGGYVLNGAKTFISSGKTADVIVTFVKTGEGNRPDAFSLVLVEDGMQGFEHGNKLNKLGFHGHDTAELSFADVFIPEENLIGGEEGHGFIQLMRNLPLERLSIGVAAAAASEAAYEWTVDHAKARESFGQPIIRFQNTYFKLADMETTVDALWAYVDRAIALYGEGKLTPEEAAKVKFWATEREWEVLDQGVQLFGGYGYMMEYPITRAFADARVHRIYGGTNEIMREIVGRKIIKG from the coding sequence ATGGAACGACTCATCTTTGACGAAGACCACGAGGCCTTTCGCGACGTCGTAAAAGAATTTGTGAAGCGCTACGGCGATAACGCCGCACGCGAGCGCTGGGATGCCGCTGGCGAGATCGACCGAGATACCATGCGCGCAGCTGGCGAGGCGGGCATCATCGGGCTTTCGGTCCCAGAAGAGTTCGGTGGCGCGGGAATGCTGCAAGATTACCGTTTTCGCACGGTCGTCAACGAAGAGATCATTCGCGCTGGCCTCGGATCGCTCGCCGGCGCCTTCGGCATTCAGGACGATCTCGCGGTTCCATACATCGTGCACTTCGGCACCGAAGAGCAGAAGAAGAAGTGGCTGCCCGGCATGGCTTCAGGCGAGATCATTGGAGCGCTCGCGATGACTGAACCCGGCGCAGGCTCAGACCTGCGCGGCGTCACCACGACCGCGAAGAAGGTCGATGGCGGCTACGTACTCAACGGCGCCAAGACGTTTATCTCGAGCGGCAAGACCGCCGACGTCATCGTCACCTTCGTGAAGACCGGAGAGGGCAACCGCCCCGACGCGTTCAGCCTCGTGCTCGTCGAAGACGGCATGCAGGGCTTCGAGCACGGGAACAAGCTCAACAAACTCGGCTTCCACGGGCACGACACGGCAGAGCTTTCGTTTGCCGACGTGTTCATTCCCGAAGAGAACCTCATCGGCGGCGAAGAGGGCCACGGTTTCATTCAGCTCATGCGTAACCTGCCACTTGAGCGCCTCTCAATCGGTGTCGCCGCGGCTGCCGCTTCAGAGGCCGCATACGAGTGGACCGTCGATCACGCAAAGGCTCGCGAGAGCTTCGGTCAGCCCATCATCCGCTTCCAGAACACCTACTTCAAGCTCGCCGATATGGAGACGACGGTTGACGCGCTCTGGGCATACGTCGACCGCGCCATCGCGCTCTACGGCGAGGGCAAGCTCACCCCAGAAGAGGCCGCGAAGGTGAAGTTCTGGGCAACCGAACGCGAGTGGGAGGTGCTCGATCAGGGCGTTCAGCTCTTCGGCGGTTACGGCTACATGATGGAGTACCCGATCACCCGCGCCTTCGCCGACGCTCGCGTGCACCGCATCTACGGTGGCACGAACGAGATCATGCGCGAAATCGTGGGCCGCAAGATCATCAAGGGCTAG
- a CDS encoding ABC transporter ATP-binding protein encodes MLIGEQTPLSQACDITVTFPGPSRGLMGRREKLTALDRVTMHVNRGDSLAIVGESGSGKSTLVRALLGLQRVDSGEITYDGRRVTGRGRERWLRSRTGIVFQDPYSSFSPRLTIGESVAEPLEALEIDCDRTERVTEVLSLLGLPADAASRYPQAFSGGQRQRIAIARGLIHRPELLIGDEPVSALDVLVRQSILRQLATLRRELGLTMINVTHDLSIVPDIADHVLVLQAGKVVETGTVEAIFGNPQDPYTQSLIRAIPRLEER; translated from the coding sequence ATGCTCATTGGCGAACAGACCCCGCTCTCGCAGGCATGCGACATCACCGTCACCTTTCCCGGCCCATCGCGCGGCCTCATGGGGCGTCGCGAAAAGCTCACAGCACTCGATCGCGTCACCATGCACGTCAACCGTGGCGACTCGCTCGCGATCGTCGGCGAGTCTGGATCAGGCAAGTCAACGCTCGTGCGCGCGCTCCTCGGGTTGCAGCGAGTCGACTCGGGTGAGATAACCTACGATGGCCGCCGCGTCACCGGGCGCGGCCGCGAACGGTGGCTGCGAAGCCGCACCGGCATCGTCTTTCAAGACCCGTACTCGTCGTTCAGCCCGCGGCTCACCATCGGCGAGAGCGTCGCTGAGCCGCTCGAGGCGCTCGAGATCGACTGCGACCGCACCGAACGCGTGACCGAGGTGCTTTCGTTGCTCGGCCTCCCCGCCGATGCAGCGAGCCGCTACCCCCAGGCCTTCTCCGGGGGCCAGCGACAACGCATCGCGATCGCGCGCGGCCTGATCCACCGCCCTGAGCTCTTGATCGGCGACGAGCCAGTCTCGGCTCTCGACGTGCTCGTTCGGCAGTCAATCCTGCGCCAGCTCGCGACGCTGCGACGCGAGCTCGGCCTCACCATGATCAACGTGACCCACGATCTCAGCATCGTTCCCGATATCGCTGACCACGTTCTCGTTTTGCAGGCAGGCAAGGTCGTCGAAACGGGCACGGTCGAAGCCATCTTTGGAAACCCCCAAGACCCATACACGCAATCGCTCATTCGCGCGATCCCGCGGCTCGAAGAAAGGTAG
- a CDS encoding VOC family protein, translating into MSFAHHSINYLELTVTDLAAAKAFYGEAFGWQFVDYGPGYSGILAVADQQTSSGESYEVGGLAEAEDPPQSGGPFVILFSHDLEASQRAVETAGGTITVAPYAFPGGKRFHFADPSGNELGVWALPE; encoded by the coding sequence ATGAGCTTCGCACACCACAGCATCAACTACCTCGAGTTGACCGTGACCGACCTGGCAGCAGCAAAAGCCTTCTACGGCGAGGCCTTCGGCTGGCAATTCGTCGATTACGGGCCCGGCTACTCGGGCATTCTCGCCGTGGCCGATCAGCAAACATCGTCGGGTGAATCGTACGAGGTCGGCGGGCTTGCCGAGGCTGAAGACCCGCCACAGTCAGGCGGCCCCTTCGTCATTCTGTTCTCACACGACCTCGAGGCAAGCCAGCGAGCAGTCGAAACCGCGGGCGGCACGATCACCGTCGCCCCGTATGCGTTTCCGGGTGGCAAGCGGTTTCACTTCGCCGACCCGAGTGGCAACGAGCTTGGTGTGTGGGCACTGCCCGAATAG
- a CDS encoding PLDc N-terminal domain-containing protein, with translation MNPVSGSHLLAGYPLTVAAVALIMFALFVAAVTTLMRTQSEHSVSEICLWLLVIFFVPVVGPLAFLSVAVKRHHSDRRQGIA, from the coding sequence GTGAACCCCGTGTCAGGCTCCCATTTGCTCGCTGGCTACCCGCTCACGGTTGCGGCCGTTGCCCTCATTATGTTCGCGCTCTTTGTCGCGGCGGTCACCACACTCATGCGCACCCAGTCAGAGCACTCGGTCAGCGAGATTTGTCTGTGGCTGCTCGTCATTTTCTTCGTGCCGGTCGTCGGCCCACTCGCCTTCTTGAGTGTCGCCGTCAAGCGCCACCATAGCGACCGAAGGCAGGGCATCGCTTAG